Genomic segment of Arachis hypogaea cultivar Tifrunner chromosome 11, arahy.Tifrunner.gnm2.J5K5, whole genome shotgun sequence:
AATTCTGGTTGGCGATAGCAGTGAAGACGAAGGGGAGATAGAGTTGAGAGTGTGAGATACTGGGTTGGGAAGGGGATTAGAATTCAAAGGGGTAAAGGAAGGGGATTAGGGTTCAGAAAGGGGGATTTTGGATTGAGGAGGGGGAAGTGCGTTGGAGATGGAGGATTAGGATTAGGGAGGGAGAGGGAAAGATTAGGGTTGGGGAGGGGGAGAATGCATTcaggaaggggaaggggggagtGCGTCGGGGagggggaaggagaaggagaagaattagGGTGGAGAAGGGTATTTGCCATGTCATCAAAACATAGTGGCCATGTCAGCACTGTGCTTGCCGGAAATGTGCTCCGGTGAACTCGTGggtacgcttgtcaaattttaaaatcttttaaggaccattttgtcaataacaatagtgagGTACCAAAATGTCAGCATTTGAATCTTTTgggtactgatttggtcattacctctttccgaaatttataaatttattgaattatccttaatagtttatttctcatatatattttttagtcacACACATACAGTGCCATCACCCTCACTGCGTTGTGCTTTCTATTTGCGGCGTTCCTTTTTGTAACTCTGCCGTCGTGTTCATTCTCCTCTCTTTTGCCGCATCTCCCACCTCGTCCACTACTTTGACCTTTGACTCATCGTTGCGTCCCTCCAATGCGTCATTTCAAAAAAGTCACCTCGtgtcatttagactttttgtataaaattttgCTGTTTTTGTATATGATGGATACTTACAGCTCTAAtcatatgaaaattaataattagttagaactatcagATAGATGGGGAATGGGGTCCCCGCGGAGAATGGGGCTCCGTAGAgaatggggatggggagcaatattCTCCTACAGCAAAAAAAATTGGGACGTGAACGAGGAGCAAATCTGAGGGCGGAAAtagggagcagggaggcatcccgcATCCCCGCCCTGCCCCGTTGACATCCCTATCTTCAAGagaattattcaaataaaaatattaaaaatatctttcaatAGTATTAGAATATCagcatattttgtattttataattattaattacaattaGTCATTATTAATACTTTAATAGTATGAAAATTTTACAcacttttttataattaaatactaGTTAGCTAAATTTTAATCAAAATACttactcttaaaattttttttataatatatcaaaatctaatactataaaaaaaaatttacataaaaataattataaaattttcattaaaGTGCCTACCTCTCTTCAATTCTTTACCTCATCATTCCATTGCACATGTCATTAGCAACTATAATGCCACATTTCTCATTTTATTATTGCTGATATCTCACTATATCGTTACCATCACAACACCATCTTCCACTCACCACATACCCACCCAATTGCAATACTTCCCTCATCACTACTCTCGCACTATAACGGTACTGCATTGTCTTAGCGTTGTTCACTCCCATCCATCAACTATATTGATATAGCaatatttaaatagaatataCATGATCGGTCATTATAATTTGGTTAAATCCAAAGTATACCttgaataaaataatcaaattaatgcTGTAAGTCGTATGATCATGTACTCCTGATAAGTAATCAAGATTAAAAAATAGGGTAAACTCTTCAGTTCTAACTTCTAAGAGAAAACTCGAAAATGGAAAGGaggttatttttaatttcttttattatacCTTGTTCTTACGTAATAAGTTTAGCTTGAGGTATAACTCATCTTGTTCtgaaattgagtttttctttgcCTGAAATAAAAGAAGTATACGTCAATTTTAAGAGAAATGTTGACATCAAATACATACAAATACACTCTAACGttcaactaaataaaaataagagatgAGTATAATGTTATTCAGAATGAATGGTATACTTTTTACGTACTTAGAGTTTTATATTTATAGAGTATTACCTCTTTCCGATGGTTGAGATATTTTCCTAATATTTTAGTAACAAATCTCAATCTGTTTCGAAAAAATTCTATTATAGTCGAGATTCTCTCTAACTGAAGTGGatcatactttatttattttatttggattGTGATTTATAGGTATAACTAGGGGTGTACATGGCCCGACCCAACTTGAAGACCCGACCCGACCCCAAACAATTTAAgggctaatttagtgtgatttcatcaggtctagggtcgggtaagggtctcaaaaatagacccagtcattatttcgggtcgggtccggtcataactcgggtcacccgaactcggcccggtggcccggtcatcatacacaattaatattttgtgttattagtgatggatgatggctattcttatgtggaatttaaatattgtaaaccttaatattttgtcttattagtcattataagattataagttaatgttttatgtttaaaatgtataagactttacactaatgcataatattatgttatttgtattgatttaaatatttagtgttattacttattagacaatattagtattaattatggttatgctttaattttagagaatgattggtcttgttatatttttttaagtgaattttactatgtgaattgtgaaataatggttggagattaagtgatttttacatgctaaagacccggttttcacccggcccGAAGGTGCGTAGGTTTTATCGGGTCTAGGATCGGATTATGGTCTAAAAATTAAACCCGATCTATATTTCGAGTCGGATCTGGGTTAAGCTAAACCCGGTATAGCCCGGCCTATGTACACCCCTAGGTATAACTAGGCCGCGTTATAACTAATGAATCACAATCCCCAAATTTGACCTGTGATATTTTTCAATActgtgatattttttaataagacAAGTTGAGCTTTTGACCTATAAATCAAATCATGGTAATAATAATAGCCCCAAACTCAACTTGTTGTACTTAAAAAATAATAGCCATATTAGAAAGAAGagtctaaataaaataaaataaaataaaactaagagttATTATGAATAACGATAATATGATGAGCTTCCAAGTTGAcctgtttaattatttttaaaagaattaggTTGAGTTTTTATGAAAATTGGGTTATAATTTGGTAGGATATGAAAGAGATACGATGTGTATTTTAACTCGAAAATATGAGGATTAGCCTCTAAGATCAActtgataattttaaaaataaagttggTGAAGCTTGTCATTAGAAAAGATGTTGCTTATATTGGTGTATTTTTGGATGAGCTTATAGTTAATTGTTTGTTGGATTGAGTTCGAATTACATGTGTTGACTTGCTTTGACTGATTTTAACTTGTAAATGCCGATTTGTATGAAGCGATTTTGATTTATAGTGTCAACTTGTTTAGATTAATTCCGATTTATAGTTGTTGGTTTGTTAGAAGTAACTTCGATTTATAGTTGACAGTTTGTTAAAAGTGATTCTAACTTATAGACGTCAGTTTAAATTAATTGGTCCTGATTGATAACTATCAGTTTGTTTTTGTATGCCAACTTTAATATTGATTTGTCATACTTCTTCTAGAATAAGAGTTCTATTAGCTTTCAAAAATTGATATAGCAATAATAGAAAAGAAGATTATTTATCATAGACTCATAGAGATTATAAAATGTAGAGAGATAATAATTGGTAAAGCATATATACTTATTCTCGAACTAACTGATGATAACTGAGTTTGCTGTGTACATCTCGTCCGATGATATTTGAGTGTTCAGTTGTGCTTCCAATCTATTGCTATTTTTTTCTGGCTCATTTAGTACATCTCCTATGTTAGTTATTTTCCTCCTCTCCAGTGTCACTTTGGTCGAAATATTTGTTGGTACAGGTCAATTTGTATATCTAATCTGAGGTCGAACTCTGCCAAGAAGCTCAAGATCTTAGAGTTATAAATTATTTGTATGGATCGAACTTTTTGTTTGGTTGCCTTTGGGGGTGTAACTTAAGTATTTTTTCATATTGAATAATTCGTTGATTTCTTCCGAAACAAATTAtggaaaaaggatttgaaatttCGACTTTTTGATgtgttacaataaaataaattggttgcagatattttaaaattacaattatttGTCTTAGACATATAGATCGATTAAATAGGCATTTGATTTGGtgcattgtttgatgtgtgataTATAATAGATAAACCGATTTATAAGCCGGTACGAATGTTGTTTTATTgtgaaagagagaaaataaatgtATGACAAAGTATTAAATCAGAtgcattatttataaatattatgaaTTAAAATTTCGTGACATAGATATTGAAATCATCAACTTTTTTATAAGACACATGTtaactaaacttttttttttttccttctacgATGCGTAGAAAGAAACTAATAAACATAATATGAAAAGTGGGAATTCTAGAAGGGCGTCTATAAATTTTCAtccactttaaaatttaaatgccACCGCATGCATTCTGTTTCTAGTTGTGCGTCTGTTCAATACTTCACTAGAAATTTATTCATCATGTATGCGTGAACATTCAATATTAATGGAAGAGAACACCTTCTTTGAATTTGAATGCTTCCGAAATCGCCATCTTTGACAACGATTGATATTCTTCAGCCAAGTATATCTATCTAAGTTCGAAAATGGGATAAAATAATGCTGATATTAAATTACTTCCAACGGCAATATATAGTatctagaaagaaaaaaaattgtgagaaattaatatttttagtcattaattaattGACATCGTTTTACATAACAATTCAATTCCGAATCTttgtttatatattattttaggatAATGTtagatagacaaaaaaaaaacaaccaaaatttgtcttatttaacattaattaattatcgcaaaaattaatgaatgctaaataaaacaagttatggctgtttttaactgattttctttagttaccaaacattttcgttATTTTATTGCTGGAtaattgttaattaaaaaaatgttttttcgtttaacaaaaatcaaaagatgaTATAGTTGTTTGCTTCTTTTTTATCGATAAAAATTCACAATTGATATATATAAACACTAACGGATAAAATAGtatttagaagaaaaatgaaaatcaaagacCACCCAACATAGCGGTCGTAGCAGTTAGTCAGCACCTTCACATACACACAATCCCATCTCCAATACCCATGACTCCATTATATGCCTATAAATAAAAGCCATTCCTCATTTCCTCTGCTCATCAACCACACACTAAAAAGCCAACCTCACTTATTACTAACTACTTCTCATTCCTTTCATTCCTTCCCTTATTAGCTTCTTAATTTACAATCATGGCCGTCTTCACATTCGAGGATGAAATCACCTCCCCCCTGCCCCCCGCCAAGCTTTACAATGCTATGAAGGATGCCGACTCCCTCACCCCTAAGATTATTGATGACGTCAAGAGTGTTGAAATCGTCGAGGGAAACGGTGGTCCTGGAACCATCAAGAAACTCACCATTGTCGAGGGTCAGTAGTAACTATTCAATTCAGTATACATACATACTATATGTGTGATAATTATGTGTTGtgaattgtaataataataatgatatatgTGCAGATGGAGAAACCAAGTTTATCTTGCACAAGGTGGAGGCAATAGATGAGGCTAACTATGCATACAACTACAGCGTGGTTGGAGGAGTGGCGCTGCCTCCCACGGCGGAGAAGATAACATTTGAGACAAAGCTGGTTGAAGGACCCAACGGAGGATCCATCGGGAAGCTGAGTGTGAAGTTCCACTCGAAAGGAGATGCGAAGCCAGAGGAGGAAGACATGAAGAAGGGAAAGGCCAAGGGTGAAGCTCTCTTCAAGGCTATTGAGGGTTACGTCTTGGCCAACCCTGCTCAATATTAGAACACTTTGCTTCATGTTCATAAGCAGTTGTTTTCTTTTGAGCATGTTTGTGTGTGCGCATGCTTCAAGTAATTGGTTTTTTTCTATGTAATAAGAACAATAAGTGttgcttttctttgtttttttgctATAGCTTTGTCTGGCTTCATAGTtcatatcaataaaaattaatatatatcaaAGAAATTTGAATGATTATTATGGTATACAAATATCATTTTAGTTtttttcaatagcttatttactttctaagataaaatatattttttatttttaatattttttaaattgtttaaaatgATCTGTAATGTGTAAATATGAATAAATTTTAttgctaaaaatttaaaataaatttcactTCTACTTCTCTCCTTAAATGACAACAAAATGCAATAGCTGAATCAAGTTTCTTTCTTTACCAAACAACTATATAGTAATTATAAAGGTAATAAAAcattagagaaaaggacaaattagtccctgaccttttaacccgaggacattttcgtccctgagcattggaaaatacatttaaatccctGACGTTCCTAAAAACCAGACCGATCAGTCCCTTCGTCCGTGAGCCACCGTCAGACCGGACGGAAAATGCTGACTTGGCTCCCCCTATGCTTACCTGGCTCAACGGCGTTCCAGCGTGGCACGTTAGTGGGTTGGAGGATTTGAAAACAGGACACATAAGTCCCTGTaactcaaaacgacgtcgttttgagtgCTGCCCCTTATATACAGTCTCGTCCCTTTCCTTGTGTACAATCTCTATTACACCCACAACCCTTTGACAGAATTACATAAAATCCTAAAGAAGACCAAAGATCAAAGACAGAAATTGCTCTGTTTCTCCCTCCAAAAAAAACCACCATCCAGGCTGAGAAGGTTCCGACGTGCATTAGGTGTGAATCCAGTCTGATTTGCCGTCTTCGTCACTGAAGGTAAGAATCAGTTCCATTGCTTATTGTGTAGTTCAATAGTAATGAAAGAATGAACTGTTGTACGTGCATGGTGATATCAATGGTAAAAACTGTATGTGCGTTGTAACAGTGAATTTGATTCAATgttagggcaaaggaaagttcATGGTTGTTTTCTGTTCCttaactttttgtaggagatTGATGTATGAGTGTAGAGGTAGTTGATCGTTGATTtctgttcttatttttttctccaGATGGTAGATGTGTTTGTGGTGCCAGTTTTCCACCATGGAGGTAGTTTTGTTAGAAACAGTAATGGTTCCCTTGTTTATCAGAATGGAAAGGTAGAGAAATTCCCCGAAATGGACCTGGATTTTGTGAATTTTGGGGATTTGATCACACTTTTTAAAGGCTTGGGGTACCAGTCGTACAGGGCAGTTTATTGGTATGATCCATTGAGTGAAGATGTTGAGTCGGGGCTGCACAGTTTGACAGGGGATGCAGGGATCAATGCCATGCGAGAgaacaaaatgaagaatacaAAGACGAATGAGTTTTACCTGTACTTTGACCACCCAGTTGATGAGCCTGAGATTGTGGAGGATGGTGGAAACAAAGGCAAGAGTCCTGTGTTAGAAGAGATTCAGAGTTCATCTTCAGATGATGGATATGAGAGCACGGAGGATGAGCCATATAAACCGCCACCACCCGGATATGAAAGTGACAGTGATGATGGTGATAATAGTGCTGAGGACAGAGCACGCAAGAGGAAGAGAGTAAGTAAGGGAAAGGAAAAAATTGTGTCTCCAAGAAAGCCATCTGCAAAGAAGTCATGTGCCAAGAAGCCAGCTGCAAAGAAGACAGGTGTGAATAGGAATAGGAAAAGTTGGTTAAAGAAGGGACAAAGCAGTGGAATGGGGACATCTGAGGTGAATAGAAGGCAGCAGGCCAGTAGTGAGCCCAATAGGCAGGAGCAGGCCAATTCTGGGCCCAATGATCAACAGCCCAACAGAGGTCCAACTGTAAGGTTCTATGTCAGTGCAGTCccagaggatgatgatgatgaccccaTATATGATTACCATTCTGAGGATTTACACACTCCTAACTCCACTGATGATGAGTCCAGCAAGCACACATTTCCTGAATTTGATGATCATTATGCTTTTGGAGAGGGCAGATTTGAGTTAGGGACAAGGTTTGCAACCATAGAgagatttaaagaagttgtgaaAGACTCTTTCATTTCTGAGGGTAGAGAGCTTAGGTGGATTAAAAATGATAGGGAGAGAGTTAGGGTGGGATGCATGGATGATGACTGCCCGTGGTTAGTTCATTTATCATACAATAA
This window contains:
- the LOC112723214 gene encoding pathogenesis-related protein 2; its protein translation is MAVFTFEDEITSPLPPAKLYNAMKDADSLTPKIIDDVKSVEIVEGNGGPGTIKKLTIVEDGETKFILHKVEAIDEANYAYNYSVVGGVALPPTAEKITFETKLVEGPNGGSIGKLSVKFHSKGDAKPEEEDMKKGKAKGEALFKAIEGYVLANPAQY